From the Cervus elaphus chromosome 20, mCerEla1.1, whole genome shotgun sequence genome, one window contains:
- the C20H1orf68 gene encoding skin-specific protein 32: MCDQQKQTQFPPSCVKGSGLGVVQSTKCTSVKCPPPCPTQTFVKCSPPCPTQTFVKCPGPCLTQTYVKCPPLCPTQNYVKCPAPFQTKTYVKCVTPCQTLVKCPAPSQTTYVKYPAPCQTFVKCPAPCQTTYVKSPAPCQTQTYYVQTPAPSQTYYAQAPVRGSVTSCCVPDPCSAPCSTSYCCLAPRTFGVSPLRRWIQRPQECNSGSSGGCEDSGCCDSGCCSSGCCSSGCCGSGCCGSGCCCLGIIPMRSRGPACCDCDDDCDC; encoded by the coding sequence ATGTGTGACCAGCAGAAACAGACACAATTCCCTCCATCTTGCGTGAAAGGTTCGGGATTGGGGGTTGTGCAGAGTACCAAATGTACTTCTGTAAAATGCCCACCTCCATGTCCGACTCAAACCTTCGTGAAATGCTCACCTCCGTGTCCAACTCAAACCTTTGTGAAATGCCCAGGTCCATGTCTGACTCAAACCTACGTGAAATGTCCACCTCTGTGTCCAACTCAAAACTATGTGAAATGCCCAGCTCCGTTCCAGACGAAGACCTATGTGAAATGTGTAACTCCTTGCCAGACCCTCGTGAAGTGCCCAGCTCCAAGCCAGACGACCTATGTGAAATACCCAGCTCCCTGCCAGACATTTGTGAAGTGCCCTGCTCCATGCCAGACGACCTATGTGAAATCCCCAGCCCCTTGCCAGACCCAGACATACTATGTTCAGACCCCTGCTCCTTCCCAAACCTACTATGCTCAGGCTCCTGTAAGAGGCTCAGTCACCTCATGTTGTGTCCCTGATCCATGCTCTGCTCCCTGTTCCACCAGCTACTGCTGTCTGGCTCCCCGGACCTTTGGGGTGAGTCCCCTGAGACGCTGGATCCAACGGCCCCAGGAGTGCAACTCAGGATCGTCTGGTGGCTGTGAGGATTCCGGATGCTGTGACTCTGGGTGCTGCAGCTCTGGATGCTGCAGCTCTGGGTGCTGTGGCTCTGGATGCTGTGGCTCTGGGTGCTGTTGTCTAGGAATTATTCCCATGAGGTCCCGAGGTCCTGCATGCTGTGATTGCGACGATGACTGCGACTGTTAA